Proteins encoded by one window of Vigna radiata var. radiata cultivar VC1973A chromosome 5, Vradiata_ver6, whole genome shotgun sequence:
- the LOC106760107 gene encoding uncharacterized protein LOC106760107: MDGIDHIELITRLQAQLEQQTQMIRQQQEAHQKLVAEIAQLKERRPETTEDNSHTGNHNHGHHNGRNNHHHDDSGPPPRSPELLPFTEEIMQAIMPDRPPPQIENFDGTTDPEHHLRNFIDSMAFYSNSDPVKCRAFSLSLKDEALEWYYTLPPNSVDNFHTVTTLFKRQFSANRRERVSATELVNLKQGRDEPLRTFMRRYSETARRVKGVSHEFIISNLPNCLKPGFVSENLYAKLPKTMEEPQENMTKFIKMEDQRQYWKKIEAPVTDAKRDDRRTGDRGRNQRPFRRELKAPLGPRYDHYTHLTAPREKVFDKAFQANLITIHRRRTPRDADASKICRFHDNQGHSTEGCQELKDEIERLVRAGYLQEFVKAETSQRGCSPLRGRFPRKFKRSPEPSRRKPERPRERSRSRSRKRDTTPKGHIDTISGGFAGGGASSSARKRHLRNLRSVHTIARNPLSMSDITFTDRDFHAPDPEQDDPMVITARIAEYDVSKVLIDQGSSVNILYWTTFQKMALAEEAITPFHEQIVGFAGERVDTRGYLDLRTRLGTGDQSKKICVRFLLVEANTSYNAILGRPCLNAFGAIVSTPHLAMKFPSGKGEICTVRVRKPLGNVTQPP, encoded by the coding sequence ATGGACGGTATTGATCATATAGAGCTCATAACACGACTTCAGGCTCAACTGGAACAGCAGACCCAGATGATTCGTCAGCAACAGGAGGCACATCAGAAACTCGTTGCAGAAATTGCCCAACTTAAAGAAAGACGACCGGAGACGACAGAAGACAATAGCCACACTGGCAATCACAATCATGGCCACCACAACGGCCGAAATAATCACCACCATGATGATAGCGGTCCTCCTCCACGATCACCTGAATTGCTACCATTCACTGAAGAGATTATGCAAGCCATAATGCCCGACCGACCACCCcctcaaattgaaaattttgacgGAACAACAGATCCAGAACACCATCTCCGAAATTTCATCGACTCCATGGCTTTCTACTCCAACAGCGATCCGGTCAAATGCAGGGCCTTCTCCCTATCTCTCAAAGACGAAGCCCTAGAATGGTATTATACTCTTCCTCCAAACTCTGTCGACAATTTTCACACTGTCACCACACTTTTCAAGAGACAATTCTCTGCCAACCGGAGGGAAAGGGTGTCCGCTACCGAACTCGTCAATCTCAAACAAGGGAGAGATGAACCGCTGAGGACATTCATGCGTAGATACTCGGAGACCGCCAGGAGAGTGAAAGGCGTCTCCCATGAGTTCATTATCAGCAACCTTCCCAACTGCCTCAAGCCAGGGTTTGTCTCGGAAAATTTATATGCCAAATTGCCGAAAACTATGGAAGAACCACAAGAAAATATGACCAAATTCATCAAAATGGAGGACCAACGACAGTACTGGAAGAAGATCGAAGCTCCGGTCACAGATGCTAAACGTGATGATAGACGAACAGGTGACAGGGGTCGTAATCAAAGGCCCTTTCGAAGAGAACTAAAAGCCCCGCTCGGTCCTCGATACGACCACTATACACACCTTACTGCTCCAAGGGAAAAGGTGTTCGACAAAGCCTTCCAAGCCAACCTAATCACCATTCACAGAAGGCGTACGCCTAGAGATGCGGACGCGTCCAAGATATGTCGGTTTCATGATAACCAAGGACATTCCACTGAAGGCTGCCAAGAACTTAAAGATGAGATAGAAAGATTAGTCCGTGCGGGGTACCTGCAAGAATTTGTTAAAGCAGAGACAAGCCAACGGGGATGTTCCCCCCTACGGGGACGCTTCCCCAGAAAATTCAAGAGAAGTCCCGAGCCTTCGCGCCGAAAACCCGAACGCCCTCGTGAACGTTCGAGAAGCAGATCCAGAAAGCGAGACACGACCCCAAAGGGCCATATTGACACCATCTCAGGAGGTTTTGCCGGGGGAGGAGCCTCATCTTCGGCTCGCAAGAGACACTTGCGGAACTTACGTAGCGTCCACACAATAGCTCGGAACCCTTTGTCAATGTCGGACATCACCTTTACCGACAGGGATTTTCACGCCCCGGACCCGGAACAAGATGATCCTATGGTCATTACGGCCCGAATTGCGGAGTATGATGTGAGCAAAGTCCTAATCGACCAAGGAAGTTCTGTCAATATTCTATATTGGACAACATTCCAGAAGATGGCCCTGGCAGAGGAGGCCATAACACCCTTTCATGAGCAGATTGTCGGTTTTGCAGGAGAACGCGTTGACACCCGGGGATACCTCGACCTGAGGACCCGCCTAGGTACCGGTGACCAATCCAAAAAAATCTGTGTGCGCTTCTTGTTAGTGGAAGCCAATACTTCATACAATGCTATTCTCGGACGTCCATGCCTGAACGCCTTCGGAGCGATTGTATCAACTCCTCATTTGGCGATGAAGTTCCCGTCCGGAAAAGGTGAAATATGCACCGTTCGAGTCAGAAAACCGCTCGGCAATGTTACACAGCCTCCTTAA